DNA sequence from the Halocalculus aciditolerans genome:
AAGGACGACGCGAGACGCGGCCGGAAGCCGGCGACCGGGGCGTCGCTCACGCCATCCCCGACTCCGTCCGGGTGGCCCCGGTCCCCGACGTCGACGACCCGTTCGACATTCGCGCATCGAAACCACCCAGCGCTCGACCCCGGCGTTCCCCGAGGCCTTCAGCGGGACTGTCTCGAACAGCTCAACGCGACTCGGTCTTCCCGTCGCGGCGGTCCCGCTCACGAGCGTCGGGGTCGCGGCTCTCGGGACTCCCGTGGCCGCCACCGCCGGGCGTTCGGACGGTGACGGTCGAGCCCGCGTCGACGTCGACCGTCGTCTTCGCCGGCACGGCCTCGCCGTCGACGAGGTTCTCGCCGGTCGCGCCGTCCGCACCGCCCGAGACGCCTTTCGGCTGGGTGCGTCGCCGCTCGGTGAGCAGTGAGACGGTAGCGTCACGCTCGACGGTTAGCGAGCGTTCGAGGCCGAGTCCGCCCCGGTGCTCGCCGTCACCGCCGGTTCCCGGTCGGAAGGCGTAGCGCTCGACGCGGAGCGGGTACTCGGCCTCCAGCACTTCGGCGGGCGTGTTCAGCGTGTTCGTCATCCCGACCTGGACGCCGTCCATCCCGTCGACGTCACTGGTCGCGCCGGCCCCACCGCCGATGGTCTCGTAGTAGGCGAAGTCACCCTCTCGAGAGCCGATGATGAGGTTGTTCATCGTCCCCTGCCCGTGAGCGGGCGCGCGTTCCGGGACGGCCTGTGCGAGCGCCGCGAATACGACGTCGGTGACGCGCTGACTCGTCTCGACGTTCCCGCCGACGACGGCCGCCGGCGACGCGGGGTTCAGGAGAGAGCCTTCTGGCGTCGTCACCGAAACCGGGTCGTAGCAGCCCTGGTTCGGCGGGATCTCCGAGTCAGTCAGGCAGCGAACGACGAAGTAGACCGCGCTCTTCGCGACGGCGAGCGGGGCGTTGAGGTTTCCGGCGACCTGGTCGGCGGTGCCCGTGAAATCCACGTCCAGCGTCGCGCCGTCGACGGTGACTGACACTTCGATGGGGACGTCGTCGTCGGTCACGCCGTCGCCCTCTAGCACGTCGTGAGCCTCGTACGTCCCGTCGGGGATTTCGGCGAGTTCGCTCTCCATGCGGCTGCGTGAGTAGTCGATGACGGCGTCGAAGGCGTCGCGGACCGTGTTGCCGTGCTCCTCGAACAGGTCGCCGAGTCGCTCCTCGGCGCGGTCGTGGGCGGCGAGCTGCGCGCGAATGTCGGCGCGTCGCTCGCCGGGGGTGCGGACGTTCGCGAGGAAGAGGTTCATGACGTCCTCGACGATGTCGCCGTCGCGGACGAGCCGAACGCCGGGGAGGCGGACGCCTTCCTCGTAGATTTCGCGAGCTCCCGCCGGCATGCTGCCGGGCGTGGACCCACCGACGTCCGCGTGGTGCGCGCGCGAGACGGCGTACCCGACGATTCCCTCGTCGCCGACCGGTGCGAGCGGCGAGACGAGCGTCACGTCCGGGAGGTGGGTGCCGCCCTCGAAGGGGTCGTTGAGCGCCCAGACCTCACCCGGCTCGGGGTCCTTCGCCATCACCGCCTCGACGGCCTCGGGCATCGCGCCGAGGTGGACCGGGATGTGTTCGGCCTGCGCGACCGTCCGGCCCTCGGCGTCGAAGAGGGCGGTCGAGCAGTCCTGTCGCTCCTTGATGTTCGGGGAGTACGCGCCGCGGATGAGCACCTGACCCATCTCCTCGGCCACTCCTTCGAGTTGGTTCCGCAGGATTTCGAGCGTGATCGGATCGACGTCACTCATCGTTCTCCCTCCGCGCTGTGGTCGCTCGTGAGGACGAGCGCGCCGTCCTCGCGTACTCCGGCGTCCCACGCGGGCGGGACGACGACCGTGCTCTCTGCCTGTTCGATAACCGCGGGCCCGCCCACGGTCCGGCTGGGCGGGAGCCCTGCCCGCTCGTAGACCGGTGTTTCGTACACGTGACCGTCGGTGCCGAAGCGTGCCTCACGGAGGCCGGTCTGTGCCTCGCCGCTCGCTTCGTGCGTGGCTGCGGGTTCGCCGCGCTCGGCCGTCGCGGTCACGCGGAGGTTCACGAGGTCGACTGGCTCTTCCATTCGGTAGCCGTAGGTCGACTCGTGGGTGTCGTGGAAGCGCTCGGCGACCACACCGGGGTCGAAGGGCGACCCGGTCGGGATTGTCAGCTCGAAGCTCTGTCCGGCGTAGCGCAGGTCGGCGTGACGTTCGACGACGGCTGTCTCGGGGTTCCGCACGTCCGCGAGCGCGTCCGCCTCCAACTCGTCGTACAGGGCGTCGACGTGCTCGGGGTCGACGTCGTCGAGCGCCGTCCGGTAGGTTCGGACGGCGTCGTGCTTCTCGTCGGCGGCGAGCAGACCGTAGGCGGAGAGGACGCCGCAGGCCGGTGGGACGACGACCGTGCCGACGTTGAGGTCCGCGGCGAGCGCGGCCGCGTG
Encoded proteins:
- a CDS encoding hydantoinase B/oxoprolinase family protein, producing MSDVDPITLEILRNQLEGVAEEMGQVLIRGAYSPNIKERQDCSTALFDAEGRTVAQAEHIPVHLGAMPEAVEAVMAKDPEPGEVWALNDPFEGGTHLPDVTLVSPLAPVGDEGIVGYAVSRAHHADVGGSTPGSMPAGAREIYEEGVRLPGVRLVRDGDIVEDVMNLFLANVRTPGERRADIRAQLAAHDRAEERLGDLFEEHGNTVRDAFDAVIDYSRSRMESELAEIPDGTYEAHDVLEGDGVTDDDVPIEVSVTVDGATLDVDFTGTADQVAGNLNAPLAVAKSAVYFVVRCLTDSEIPPNQGCYDPVSVTTPEGSLLNPASPAAVVGGNVETSQRVTDVVFAALAQAVPERAPAHGQGTMNNLIIGSREGDFAYYETIGGGAGATSDVDGMDGVQVGMTNTLNTPAEVLEAEYPLRVERYAFRPGTGGDGEHRGGLGLERSLTVERDATVSLLTERRRTQPKGVSGGADGATGENLVDGEAVPAKTTVDVDAGSTVTVRTPGGGGHGSPESRDPDARERDRRDGKTESR